CCCCAAGGGCACGAATCCCACCCCAAGGTTGCCTCCCGGAAATATCCGGGGTTGGGGCCGGCGGTGATCGTGGTGGTCGGCCTATTATTGTTTTTTATCAACCTGGGCCATCCGATGTATACCAAGGGCGAGCCGCGCGAGGGCGTCACCGTGATCGACCTGGTCAATGGCCAAGGCTTCATCCTGCCGAATCAACCGCTGGTCGAGATGCCCTACAAGCCGCCCATGATGCGCTGGCTGGCCTGGCTGGGCGTACAAGCGATCGATCGCGGCGACCACGTCGACGAATTAACGATGCGGTTACCCTCGGCGTTACTGGGCATTGGCACGATGTTGCTGTGTTACGGCTACGGCGCTGCGCTGTTCGATCCTGCGGTCGGCTTGCTGGCGGCCTTGATGCTGGGCACCAGCCTGCAATTCATACAGGGCGCCACCAACGCGCGCGTCGATATGACCTTGACCTTCTTTCTGGTCCTAGCCATGTTCGAGTTCCTGCTCATGGCCGAGGGCCGCACCCGTCGCTGGTGGCTGCTGTACCTCGCGATCGCGGGTGCGATCCTGAGCAAGGGGCCGGTCGGGCTGGTTTTGCCGCTGGCGGTGGCGATCGCCTGGAGCGCATTAGAGAGCCGGCGCTTCACTTGGCGGCGATATCACCTGTGGGGTGGCGCCATAATAGTGATCGCGCTGGCCGGGAGCTGGTACTTGGCAGCGGCGATCGTGGGCGGGCGAGCCTTTGTGATGCGCCAGCTGGTGGCGGAGAATCTCTTCGCCTTCTTCTACAGCCCTTCGCTCAGCGACGGCCACGATCATTCGGTGATGTGGCTCTTCCTGTCTTTGCTGGTAGGCTGGCTGCCATGGGCGGCGATGCTACCCTGGGTAATTGGCGATTTGCGCCGCCAGCGCCGCACCGCCCGCCTGAGCTACCTGCTGGTATGGATCATGGGGTTCACCTTTTTCTACAGCTTGGCCTATCAAAAGCGCGGCATTTATCTGCTGGCCATCTATCCGGCCTTGGCTCTTCTTAGCGCCGGCTTCGTGCTGCGAACCACGCGTGGAGTGGGATCGGCGCGTGGCTTCAGCGTGCTGGCCGTGCTTTTCGGCACAGTCTTTTGCGGCCTTGCACTGGGCGCCGGCCTCCTTCTAGCGCTCTGCGCTTGGCACCCGGCAGCGGCCGGTGCAATGCTGAACCGGACTACAATTGCGGTGCCGGGCCTGGCCACCGATGTCGCGGCGCACTGTGCCCAATGGCCGTGGCTAAGCGGCCTGCTGTGCACCCTCGCATTGGCCTGTGGCGTGGCCATGTTCGTGCGACGCGCGCCGCTTGCGACCAGCGCCCTGGCAGTGGTAGCGCTGACCAGCCTTATCGTGCTCTCCCATCTAGTCTTCATGCCCGCGATCTCGGGGCGCTTGACGCTGCGGTCGTTCACCAACCACGCAATGGCGCTGGTAGGCGACCATTCGGTGGCCTATCTGGACGGGCTTAATTACGAAATCGCCTTTTACAGCCGGCGCCCAATAGCGGTCATC
This DNA window, taken from Candidatus Binataceae bacterium, encodes the following:
- a CDS encoding glycosyltransferase family 39 protein encodes the protein MPELAAALKNLPQGHESHPKVASRKYPGLGPAVIVVVGLLLFFINLGHPMYTKGEPREGVTVIDLVNGQGFILPNQPLVEMPYKPPMMRWLAWLGVQAIDRGDHVDELTMRLPSALLGIGTMLLCYGYGAALFDPAVGLLAALMLGTSLQFIQGATNARVDMTLTFFLVLAMFEFLLMAEGRTRRWWLLYLAIAGAILSKGPVGLVLPLAVAIAWSALESRRFTWRRYHLWGGAIIVIALAGSWYLAAAIVGGRAFVMRQLVAENLFAFFYSPSLSDGHDHSVMWLFLSLLVGWLPWAAMLPWVIGDLRRQRRTARLSYLLVWIMGFTFFYSLAYQKRGIYLLAIYPALALLSAGFVLRTTRGVGSARGFSVLAVLFGTVFCGLALGAGLLLALCAWHPAAAGAMLNRTTIAVPGLATDVAAHCAQWPWLSGLLCTLALACGVAMFVRRAPLATSALAVVALTSLIVLSHLVFMPAISGRLTLRSFTNHAMALVGDHSVAYLDGLNYEIAFYSRRPIAVIGAPLAHWPDYVVVGARSYRLHHRADLAHYSVVLRSGPTELNGHGAMLLMARNPPRYNSSAR